From a region of the Arachis ipaensis cultivar K30076 chromosome B09, Araip1.1, whole genome shotgun sequence genome:
- the LOC107618123 gene encoding uncharacterized protein LOC107618123 isoform X3, with product MVWVSALILVGFILGVAAVLAAQALALFFILKRLRFKADRDQSRIAASQPPPAELDPLQSLDFVSKKQGVLWVLESEEVSRSWLDRPSKEQKRKRELLEVSPIKMYGQIKGQSLLLREPDGLQRTIELKGCTVQAVSASSFSSRKWAKRFPIKLESKGSAIYDGSKTLYIYLETSWEKEPDSASSKVRQLLKKFSKRTSRVGLEHKSSSALLLGHDEKKYSEKLRAGQDAVLATGLMKNAPTGKHKSSLVVDDADAEEKFGIDEGTLCWNLLISRLFFDVKGNTELKKSIQSRIQRSLSNMRTPSYIGEVICTDINTGNVPPCIARMRVLPMELSEVWAFEVDIEYSGGVVVEIETRLEVGELETEDSNPEVSDGGAVPSDLLEGFEDLGKQLNLEERKNDLQEEKEDDDDWNTDVSKSFKKILSSSTGSRWKSILKSLAKQVSQVPLSLAIKVESLRGTLRLHVKPPPSDQLWYGFTSMPDIDFSLESSVGERKIASGHIASYLINRIKAGIWETLVLPNCESICIPWMLAEKNDWVPRTVAPFIWINQEFAVDSSNDSNNQPSGGVKANACTSSTGSDLKQQRPKIPKPSKEPTSKSSYSALPQSSSSQPSLESSRKLEELTTPLLENDKAQETRDLEPFGTPSQKDEDQTSEHRMEDNSQIISVDRSLVAEKRNHSIEQDEGTPRKMGRRERMFDLRKKMGEKFEEKRRHLEEKSRHIVEKMRGP from the exons ATGGTGTGGGTATCTGCTCTGATTCTTGTTGGCTTCATTCTCGGGGTTGCGGCGGTTCTTGCGGCCCAAGCTCTCGCACTCTTCTTCATCCTCAAACGACTGCGTTTTAAGGCCGACAGAGACCAATCCCGAATCGCTGCTTCCCAACCACCACCCGCTGAGCTCGATCCTCTCCAGTCTCTCGATTTCGTCTCCAAGAAGCAG GGTGTTCTATGGGTTCTAGAATCAGAAGAAGTTTCGAGATCATGGCTGGATAGACCAtcaaaagaacaaaaaagaaaaagggagctCTTAGAGGTTTCCCCTATCAAAATGTATGGGCAGATCAAGGGTCAATCACTTCTTCTAAGAGAGCCTGATGGTTTGCAGAGAACAATTGAACTCAAGGGCTGCACAGTTCAGGCTGTGTCAGCTTCAAGCTTTTCTTCAAGAAAATG GGCAAAAAGGTTCCCCATCAAATTGGAAAGTAAGGGCTCTGCAATATATGATGGAAGCAAAACCCTCTACATATATCTCGAAACTTCATGGGAGAAAGAGCCTGATAGTGCTTCCTCAAAGGTTCGTCAACTTTTGAAGAAGTTTTCGAAAAGAACTTCCCGGGTTGGTTTGGAACATAAATCAAGTTCAGCTTTATTGTTAGGCCATGACGAAAAAAAGTATAGTGAGAAGCTTCGTGCTGGTCAAGATGCAGTTTTGGCCACTGGATTGATGAAAAATGCTCCAACAGGAAAGCATAAGAGTTCCTTGGTAGTAGATGATGCTGATGCTGAGGAGAAGTTTGGCATTGATGAGGGAACATTATGTTGGAATCTGTTGATTTCTCGACTATTTTTTGATGTCAAAGGAAACACAGAGTTGAAGAAATCGATTCAATCACGGATTCAG AGATCATTGTCCAATATGAGGACTCCCAGCTATATTGGTGAAGTCATCTGTACTGACATCAATACTGGGAATGTTCCACCTTGTATAGCTAGAATGAGGGTTCTTCCTATGGAACTGAGTGAGGTATGGGCCTTTGAAGTTGACATTGAATATTCTGGAGGTGTGGTGGTAGAGATTGAAACAAGGCTTGAAGTTGGTGAACTTGAAACAGAGGACTCAAATCCAGAGGTAAGTGATGGAGGAGCTGTCCCATCAGATCTTCTTGAAGGTTTTGAAGATTTAGGAAAACAATTGAATCTCGAGGAAAGAAAGAATGATTTacaagaggaaaaagaagatgatgatgattggAACACTG ATGTGTCTAAGAGCTTTAAGAAGATTTTGTCTTCCTCAACTGGATCAAGATGGAAATCTATATTAAAGTCTCTTGCCAAACAGGTCTCACAG GTTCCGCTCTCTTTGGCAATAAAGGTAGAATCCCTCAGAGGGACATTGCGTTTGCATGTAAAGCCACCTCCCTCTGATCAACTCTGGTATGGTTTCACATCAATGCCAGATATTGATTTTAGCTTGGAGTCATCTGTTGGAGAACGTAAGATAGCTAGTGGGCACATTGCTTCGTACCTCATCAATAGAATAAAG GCAGGAATTTGGGAAACTTTAGTACTCCCCAATTGTGAATCCATTTGTATCCCATGGATGTTAGCAGAAAAGAATGATTGGGTTCCTCGCACTGTTGCTCCATTCATATGGATTAACCAAGAATTTGCGGTTGACAGTTCAAATGATAGCAATAATCAACCTTCTGGTGGAGTGAAAGCTAATGCATGTACTTCGAGTACTGGTTCGGACCTCAAACAACAAAGGCCTAAAATTCCTAAACCTAGTAAAGAGCCAACCAGCAAATCATCATACTCTGCTCTTCCACAAAGTTCATCTAGCCAACCATCCCTGGAAAGCAGCAGAAAGTTGGAAGAATTGACAACGCCTTTGTTAGAGAATGATAAAGCACAAGAAACTAGAGACTTGGAGCCATTTGGGACACCTTCACAAAAGGACGAAGACCAAACTAGTGAACATAGGATGGAGGATAACTCTCAGATCATATCAGTGGATAGAAGTTTGGTAGCTGAGAAACGCAATCATTCTATTGAGCAAGATGAGGGAACGCCAAGGAAAATGGGGAGAAGGGAAAGGATGTTTGATTTGCGGAAGAAGATGGGTGAGAAGTTCGAAGAGAAAAGGCGTCATCTTGAAGAGAAAAGCAGGCACATTGTTGAGAAGATGCGAGGACCATGA
- the LOC107618123 gene encoding uncharacterized protein LOC107618123 isoform X1, translated as MVWVSALILVGFILGVAAVLAAQALALFFILKRLRFKADRDQSRIAASQPPPAELDPLQSLDFVSKKQGVLWVLESEEVSRSWLDRPSKEQKRKRELLEVSPIKMYGQIKGQSLLLREPDGLQRTIELKGCTVQAVSASSFSSRKWAKRFPIKLESKGSAIYDGSKTLYIYLETSWEKEPDSASSKVRQLLKKFSKRTSRVGLEHKSSSALLLGHDEKKYSEKLRAGQDAVLATGLMKNAPTGKHKSSLVVDDADAEEKFGIDEGTLCWNLLISRLFFDVKGNTELKKSIQSRIQQFRHGLVVIMHYLLISLWLLLECYIGEVICTDINTGNVPPCIARMRVLPMELSEVWAFEVDIEYSGGVVVEIETRLEVGELETEDSNPEVSDGGAVPSDLLEGFEDLGKQLNLEERKNDLQEEKEDDDDWNTDVSKSFKKILSSSTGSRWKSILKSLAKQVSQVPLSLAIKVESLRGTLRLHVKPPPSDQLWYGFTSMPDIDFSLESSVGERKIASGHIASYLINRIKAGIWETLVLPNCESICIPWMLAEKNDWVPRTVAPFIWINQEFAVDSSNDSNNQPSGGVKANACTSSTGSDLKQQRPKIPKPSKEPTSKSSYSALPQSSSSQPSLESSRKLEELTTPLLENDKAQETRDLEPFGTPSQKDEDQTSEHRMEDNSQIISVDRSLVAEKRNHSIEQDEGTPRKMGRRERMFDLRKKMGEKFEEKRRHLEEKSRHIVEKMRGP; from the exons ATGGTGTGGGTATCTGCTCTGATTCTTGTTGGCTTCATTCTCGGGGTTGCGGCGGTTCTTGCGGCCCAAGCTCTCGCACTCTTCTTCATCCTCAAACGACTGCGTTTTAAGGCCGACAGAGACCAATCCCGAATCGCTGCTTCCCAACCACCACCCGCTGAGCTCGATCCTCTCCAGTCTCTCGATTTCGTCTCCAAGAAGCAG GGTGTTCTATGGGTTCTAGAATCAGAAGAAGTTTCGAGATCATGGCTGGATAGACCAtcaaaagaacaaaaaagaaaaagggagctCTTAGAGGTTTCCCCTATCAAAATGTATGGGCAGATCAAGGGTCAATCACTTCTTCTAAGAGAGCCTGATGGTTTGCAGAGAACAATTGAACTCAAGGGCTGCACAGTTCAGGCTGTGTCAGCTTCAAGCTTTTCTTCAAGAAAATG GGCAAAAAGGTTCCCCATCAAATTGGAAAGTAAGGGCTCTGCAATATATGATGGAAGCAAAACCCTCTACATATATCTCGAAACTTCATGGGAGAAAGAGCCTGATAGTGCTTCCTCAAAGGTTCGTCAACTTTTGAAGAAGTTTTCGAAAAGAACTTCCCGGGTTGGTTTGGAACATAAATCAAGTTCAGCTTTATTGTTAGGCCATGACGAAAAAAAGTATAGTGAGAAGCTTCGTGCTGGTCAAGATGCAGTTTTGGCCACTGGATTGATGAAAAATGCTCCAACAGGAAAGCATAAGAGTTCCTTGGTAGTAGATGATGCTGATGCTGAGGAGAAGTTTGGCATTGATGAGGGAACATTATGTTGGAATCTGTTGATTTCTCGACTATTTTTTGATGTCAAAGGAAACACAGAGTTGAAGAAATCGATTCAATCACGGATTCAG CAATTCCGTCATGGACTTGTGGTCATAATGCACTACTTGTTAATTTCATTATGGTTGCTGCTAGAGTG CTATATTGGTGAAGTCATCTGTACTGACATCAATACTGGGAATGTTCCACCTTGTATAGCTAGAATGAGGGTTCTTCCTATGGAACTGAGTGAGGTATGGGCCTTTGAAGTTGACATTGAATATTCTGGAGGTGTGGTGGTAGAGATTGAAACAAGGCTTGAAGTTGGTGAACTTGAAACAGAGGACTCAAATCCAGAGGTAAGTGATGGAGGAGCTGTCCCATCAGATCTTCTTGAAGGTTTTGAAGATTTAGGAAAACAATTGAATCTCGAGGAAAGAAAGAATGATTTacaagaggaaaaagaagatgatgatgattggAACACTG ATGTGTCTAAGAGCTTTAAGAAGATTTTGTCTTCCTCAACTGGATCAAGATGGAAATCTATATTAAAGTCTCTTGCCAAACAGGTCTCACAG GTTCCGCTCTCTTTGGCAATAAAGGTAGAATCCCTCAGAGGGACATTGCGTTTGCATGTAAAGCCACCTCCCTCTGATCAACTCTGGTATGGTTTCACATCAATGCCAGATATTGATTTTAGCTTGGAGTCATCTGTTGGAGAACGTAAGATAGCTAGTGGGCACATTGCTTCGTACCTCATCAATAGAATAAAG GCAGGAATTTGGGAAACTTTAGTACTCCCCAATTGTGAATCCATTTGTATCCCATGGATGTTAGCAGAAAAGAATGATTGGGTTCCTCGCACTGTTGCTCCATTCATATGGATTAACCAAGAATTTGCGGTTGACAGTTCAAATGATAGCAATAATCAACCTTCTGGTGGAGTGAAAGCTAATGCATGTACTTCGAGTACTGGTTCGGACCTCAAACAACAAAGGCCTAAAATTCCTAAACCTAGTAAAGAGCCAACCAGCAAATCATCATACTCTGCTCTTCCACAAAGTTCATCTAGCCAACCATCCCTGGAAAGCAGCAGAAAGTTGGAAGAATTGACAACGCCTTTGTTAGAGAATGATAAAGCACAAGAAACTAGAGACTTGGAGCCATTTGGGACACCTTCACAAAAGGACGAAGACCAAACTAGTGAACATAGGATGGAGGATAACTCTCAGATCATATCAGTGGATAGAAGTTTGGTAGCTGAGAAACGCAATCATTCTATTGAGCAAGATGAGGGAACGCCAAGGAAAATGGGGAGAAGGGAAAGGATGTTTGATTTGCGGAAGAAGATGGGTGAGAAGTTCGAAGAGAAAAGGCGTCATCTTGAAGAGAAAAGCAGGCACATTGTTGAGAAGATGCGAGGACCATGA
- the LOC107618123 gene encoding uncharacterized protein LOC107618123 isoform X4: MVWVSALILVGFILGVAAVLAAQALALFFILKRLRFKADRDQSRIAASQPPPAELDPLQSLDFVSKKQGVLWVLESEEVSRSWLDRPSKEQKRKRELLEVSPIKMYGQIKGQSLLLREPDGLQRTIELKGCTVQAVSASSFSSRKWAKRFPIKLESKGSAIYDGSKTLYIYLETSWEKEPDSASSKVRQLLKKFSKRTSRVGLEHKSSSALLLGHDEKKYSEKLRAGQDAVLATGLMKNAPTGKHKSSLVVDDADAEEKFGIDEGTLCWNLLISRLFFDVKGNTELKKSIQSRIQQFRHGLVVIMHYLLISLWLLLECYIGEVICTDINTGNVPPCIARMRVLPMELSEVWAFEVDIEYSGGVVVEIETRLEVGELETEDSNPEVSDGGAVPSDLLEGFEDLGKQLNLEERKNDLQEEKEDDDDWNTADVSKSFKKILSSSTGSRWKSILKSLAKQVSQVPLSLAIKVESLRGTLRLHVKPPPSDQLWYGFTSMPDIDFSLESSVGERKIASGHIASYLINRIKAGIWETLVLPNCESICIPWMLAEKNDWVPRTVAPFIWINQEFAVDSSNDSNNQPSGGVKANACTSSTGSDLKQQRPKIPKPSKEPTSKSSYSALPQSSSSQPSLESSRKLEELTTPLLENDKAQETRDLEPFGTPSQKDEDQTSEHRMEDNSQIISVDRSLVAEKRNHSIEQDEGTPRKMGRRERMFDLRKKMGEKFEEKRRHLEEKSRHIVEKMRGP, from the exons ATGGTGTGGGTATCTGCTCTGATTCTTGTTGGCTTCATTCTCGGGGTTGCGGCGGTTCTTGCGGCCCAAGCTCTCGCACTCTTCTTCATCCTCAAACGACTGCGTTTTAAGGCCGACAGAGACCAATCCCGAATCGCTGCTTCCCAACCACCACCCGCTGAGCTCGATCCTCTCCAGTCTCTCGATTTCGTCTCCAAGAAGCAG GGTGTTCTATGGGTTCTAGAATCAGAAGAAGTTTCGAGATCATGGCTGGATAGACCAtcaaaagaacaaaaaagaaaaagggagctCTTAGAGGTTTCCCCTATCAAAATGTATGGGCAGATCAAGGGTCAATCACTTCTTCTAAGAGAGCCTGATGGTTTGCAGAGAACAATTGAACTCAAGGGCTGCACAGTTCAGGCTGTGTCAGCTTCAAGCTTTTCTTCAAGAAAATG GGCAAAAAGGTTCCCCATCAAATTGGAAAGTAAGGGCTCTGCAATATATGATGGAAGCAAAACCCTCTACATATATCTCGAAACTTCATGGGAGAAAGAGCCTGATAGTGCTTCCTCAAAGGTTCGTCAACTTTTGAAGAAGTTTTCGAAAAGAACTTCCCGGGTTGGTTTGGAACATAAATCAAGTTCAGCTTTATTGTTAGGCCATGACGAAAAAAAGTATAGTGAGAAGCTTCGTGCTGGTCAAGATGCAGTTTTGGCCACTGGATTGATGAAAAATGCTCCAACAGGAAAGCATAAGAGTTCCTTGGTAGTAGATGATGCTGATGCTGAGGAGAAGTTTGGCATTGATGAGGGAACATTATGTTGGAATCTGTTGATTTCTCGACTATTTTTTGATGTCAAAGGAAACACAGAGTTGAAGAAATCGATTCAATCACGGATTCAG CAATTCCGTCATGGACTTGTGGTCATAATGCACTACTTGTTAATTTCATTATGGTTGCTGCTAGAGTG CTATATTGGTGAAGTCATCTGTACTGACATCAATACTGGGAATGTTCCACCTTGTATAGCTAGAATGAGGGTTCTTCCTATGGAACTGAGTGAGGTATGGGCCTTTGAAGTTGACATTGAATATTCTGGAGGTGTGGTGGTAGAGATTGAAACAAGGCTTGAAGTTGGTGAACTTGAAACAGAGGACTCAAATCCAGAGGTAAGTGATGGAGGAGCTGTCCCATCAGATCTTCTTGAAGGTTTTGAAGATTTAGGAAAACAATTGAATCTCGAGGAAAGAAAGAATGATTTacaagaggaaaaagaagatgatgatgattggAACACTG CAGATGTGTCTAAGAGCTTTAAGAAGATTTTGTCTTCCTCAACTGGATCAAGATGGAAATCTATATTAAAGTCTCTTGCCAAACAGGTCTCACAG GTTCCGCTCTCTTTGGCAATAAAGGTAGAATCCCTCAGAGGGACATTGCGTTTGCATGTAAAGCCACCTCCCTCTGATCAACTCTGGTATGGTTTCACATCAATGCCAGATATTGATTTTAGCTTGGAGTCATCTGTTGGAGAACGTAAGATAGCTAGTGGGCACATTGCTTCGTACCTCATCAATAGAATAAAG GCAGGAATTTGGGAAACTTTAGTACTCCCCAATTGTGAATCCATTTGTATCCCATGGATGTTAGCAGAAAAGAATGATTGGGTTCCTCGCACTGTTGCTCCATTCATATGGATTAACCAAGAATTTGCGGTTGACAGTTCAAATGATAGCAATAATCAACCTTCTGGTGGAGTGAAAGCTAATGCATGTACTTCGAGTACTGGTTCGGACCTCAAACAACAAAGGCCTAAAATTCCTAAACCTAGTAAAGAGCCAACCAGCAAATCATCATACTCTGCTCTTCCACAAAGTTCATCTAGCCAACCATCCCTGGAAAGCAGCAGAAAGTTGGAAGAATTGACAACGCCTTTGTTAGAGAATGATAAAGCACAAGAAACTAGAGACTTGGAGCCATTTGGGACACCTTCACAAAAGGACGAAGACCAAACTAGTGAACATAGGATGGAGGATAACTCTCAGATCATATCAGTGGATAGAAGTTTGGTAGCTGAGAAACGCAATCATTCTATTGAGCAAGATGAGGGAACGCCAAGGAAAATGGGGAGAAGGGAAAGGATGTTTGATTTGCGGAAGAAGATGGGTGAGAAGTTCGAAGAGAAAAGGCGTCATCTTGAAGAGAAAAGCAGGCACATTGTTGAGAAGATGCGAGGACCATGA
- the LOC107618123 gene encoding uncharacterized protein LOC107618123 isoform X2: MVWVSALILVGFILGVAAVLAAQALALFFILKRLRFKADRDQSRIAASQPPPAELDPLQSLDFVSKKQGVLWVLESEEVSRSWLDRPSKEQKRKRELLEVSPIKMYGQIKGQSLLLREPDGLQRTIELKGCTVQAVSASSFSSRKWAKRFPIKLESKGSAIYDGSKTLYIYLETSWEKEPDSASSKVRQLLKKFSKRTSRVGLEHKSSSALLLGHDEKKYSEKLRAGQDAVLATGLMKNAPTGKHKSSLVVDDADAEEKFGIDEGTLCWNLLISRLFFDVKGNTELKKSIQSRIQRSLSNMRTPSYIGEVICTDINTGNVPPCIARMRVLPMELSEVWAFEVDIEYSGGVVVEIETRLEVGELETEDSNPEVSDGGAVPSDLLEGFEDLGKQLNLEERKNDLQEEKEDDDDWNTADVSKSFKKILSSSTGSRWKSILKSLAKQVSQVPLSLAIKVESLRGTLRLHVKPPPSDQLWYGFTSMPDIDFSLESSVGERKIASGHIASYLINRIKAGIWETLVLPNCESICIPWMLAEKNDWVPRTVAPFIWINQEFAVDSSNDSNNQPSGGVKANACTSSTGSDLKQQRPKIPKPSKEPTSKSSYSALPQSSSSQPSLESSRKLEELTTPLLENDKAQETRDLEPFGTPSQKDEDQTSEHRMEDNSQIISVDRSLVAEKRNHSIEQDEGTPRKMGRRERMFDLRKKMGEKFEEKRRHLEEKSRHIVEKMRGP, from the exons ATGGTGTGGGTATCTGCTCTGATTCTTGTTGGCTTCATTCTCGGGGTTGCGGCGGTTCTTGCGGCCCAAGCTCTCGCACTCTTCTTCATCCTCAAACGACTGCGTTTTAAGGCCGACAGAGACCAATCCCGAATCGCTGCTTCCCAACCACCACCCGCTGAGCTCGATCCTCTCCAGTCTCTCGATTTCGTCTCCAAGAAGCAG GGTGTTCTATGGGTTCTAGAATCAGAAGAAGTTTCGAGATCATGGCTGGATAGACCAtcaaaagaacaaaaaagaaaaagggagctCTTAGAGGTTTCCCCTATCAAAATGTATGGGCAGATCAAGGGTCAATCACTTCTTCTAAGAGAGCCTGATGGTTTGCAGAGAACAATTGAACTCAAGGGCTGCACAGTTCAGGCTGTGTCAGCTTCAAGCTTTTCTTCAAGAAAATG GGCAAAAAGGTTCCCCATCAAATTGGAAAGTAAGGGCTCTGCAATATATGATGGAAGCAAAACCCTCTACATATATCTCGAAACTTCATGGGAGAAAGAGCCTGATAGTGCTTCCTCAAAGGTTCGTCAACTTTTGAAGAAGTTTTCGAAAAGAACTTCCCGGGTTGGTTTGGAACATAAATCAAGTTCAGCTTTATTGTTAGGCCATGACGAAAAAAAGTATAGTGAGAAGCTTCGTGCTGGTCAAGATGCAGTTTTGGCCACTGGATTGATGAAAAATGCTCCAACAGGAAAGCATAAGAGTTCCTTGGTAGTAGATGATGCTGATGCTGAGGAGAAGTTTGGCATTGATGAGGGAACATTATGTTGGAATCTGTTGATTTCTCGACTATTTTTTGATGTCAAAGGAAACACAGAGTTGAAGAAATCGATTCAATCACGGATTCAG AGATCATTGTCCAATATGAGGACTCCCAGCTATATTGGTGAAGTCATCTGTACTGACATCAATACTGGGAATGTTCCACCTTGTATAGCTAGAATGAGGGTTCTTCCTATGGAACTGAGTGAGGTATGGGCCTTTGAAGTTGACATTGAATATTCTGGAGGTGTGGTGGTAGAGATTGAAACAAGGCTTGAAGTTGGTGAACTTGAAACAGAGGACTCAAATCCAGAGGTAAGTGATGGAGGAGCTGTCCCATCAGATCTTCTTGAAGGTTTTGAAGATTTAGGAAAACAATTGAATCTCGAGGAAAGAAAGAATGATTTacaagaggaaaaagaagatgatgatgattggAACACTG CAGATGTGTCTAAGAGCTTTAAGAAGATTTTGTCTTCCTCAACTGGATCAAGATGGAAATCTATATTAAAGTCTCTTGCCAAACAGGTCTCACAG GTTCCGCTCTCTTTGGCAATAAAGGTAGAATCCCTCAGAGGGACATTGCGTTTGCATGTAAAGCCACCTCCCTCTGATCAACTCTGGTATGGTTTCACATCAATGCCAGATATTGATTTTAGCTTGGAGTCATCTGTTGGAGAACGTAAGATAGCTAGTGGGCACATTGCTTCGTACCTCATCAATAGAATAAAG GCAGGAATTTGGGAAACTTTAGTACTCCCCAATTGTGAATCCATTTGTATCCCATGGATGTTAGCAGAAAAGAATGATTGGGTTCCTCGCACTGTTGCTCCATTCATATGGATTAACCAAGAATTTGCGGTTGACAGTTCAAATGATAGCAATAATCAACCTTCTGGTGGAGTGAAAGCTAATGCATGTACTTCGAGTACTGGTTCGGACCTCAAACAACAAAGGCCTAAAATTCCTAAACCTAGTAAAGAGCCAACCAGCAAATCATCATACTCTGCTCTTCCACAAAGTTCATCTAGCCAACCATCCCTGGAAAGCAGCAGAAAGTTGGAAGAATTGACAACGCCTTTGTTAGAGAATGATAAAGCACAAGAAACTAGAGACTTGGAGCCATTTGGGACACCTTCACAAAAGGACGAAGACCAAACTAGTGAACATAGGATGGAGGATAACTCTCAGATCATATCAGTGGATAGAAGTTTGGTAGCTGAGAAACGCAATCATTCTATTGAGCAAGATGAGGGAACGCCAAGGAAAATGGGGAGAAGGGAAAGGATGTTTGATTTGCGGAAGAAGATGGGTGAGAAGTTCGAAGAGAAAAGGCGTCATCTTGAAGAGAAAAGCAGGCACATTGTTGAGAAGATGCGAGGACCATGA